The DNA region TCAGGTCCTGACACTTGAAACATCCGGGAAAGGAAAGCTGGCGGCCATTGGGCTGGCGCAGGGTATTGACCACCCCGTGCATACGGCAGATCATCAGCCTGTGCTTGTAAACACCGCAGAGGCCGTCGTCATTCAGCGGACACATGATCTTCGGGCGCATGCCGTTTTCCAGCATGGCCTGCGCATTACGCACATAATCTTCGGAACGGGCGATATATTCATTACGCTTGGCTTCAGGCAGTTTGTTCAAGCCCTGCCAGAGATAGGTCCATTCCACATAGGTATGGTGCTGAAAATAGCTGGTACAACAGTTTTCTTCGCAGCCCTCGCAGGAAAGACCGATTTTAGCGGAAGTATCGGCATAGACAGAGGCCATGCGTTCATACAGCGCGCCCAGTTTACGGAACACAGCCTGTCTGGTCATTTTTTTCATTATATATCCTTAACTTTACTTACTTCTTTTGACTTGAGCCACTGGAGAATCTGCTCCGCACACTCTTCCGGGGAGCACTGATCCGTGTCTACGGCAAAATCAGCATACTGCTCATAGAGGGGAATCCGTTCCTTGTAGAGACCTTCCAATGACTGGCCGGGAGTGATAGCCAGTCCGCGCTCGGCACCGCTGCCCACCCGCTGAAGGCAGGTTTCAGCAGAAATGCGCAGATAAACCACCGGACCGAGCAGCTTGAGTCGTTCCATGGCTTTGGGGCCGTAAATCACGCTGCCTCCGGTGGAGACAACCATACGCAGCACCCCGATACCGGAAACGATGTATTCCTCGGACTTGCGGAATTCATCAACGCCCAGATGATCGACAATCCCTTGCAGCGGGCTGCCGTAATATCCTTCGATGACCGAATCCGTATCCATGTGCTCCCAGCCCAGCTTTTCAGCCAGCAGCGGTGCCAGAGTAGACTTCCCGGCTCCGGCCATGCCGATCAGGATAACGGAGCAGTCCTCTGAGAATTCGTTATTCCATTCTTGCATAAAAAAATTTCAACCCTTTACTCAGGAACGGATGATGACGACCTTATCTTCGTCATCGCGCTCTTTGACCAGAACATTTACATGCTGGTCTTCAAAGGTGACCACTTCCTTGCCCACATAGTCAGCCCGGATAGGCAGTTCACGGTGTCCGCGATCAACCAGCACCAGCAGTTCAACTCTCTGCGGGCGGCCGAAATCAAGTACAGCTTCAAGGGCGGCACGCACAGTACGCCCGGAAAAAAGCACATCATCCACCAGAATCACAGACGCGGATTCAATATCAAAAGGAATCTCAGTGCAGTTGATGCTCGGCTGACGGGTCAAGTTGGTCCAGTCATCACGATAAAGATTGATATCCAGCTTGCCCAGCGGTATCTTACGCCCCAGTTTCTCATCCAGAATTTTCTTGAGCCGCTCTGCGAGATCCGCACCGCGACGCTGAATGCCGATAATCGCAAGATTTTCATTGTCCCCGCGACGCTCGGTCACTTCTGATGCGAGACGATCCAGTGTACGGGCCACAGCCTTTTCAGAAAGAACTACTTTTTGTTCCGTCATACCCACTTGCCTTATAGAAGTTGATTCTTATTCTCATATTTGCTCAGATTACTTTTTAACCCTGTCGGGACTAGCTATAATTAATGTATCCGGGCAATGCAATCCCCCTGTACTACCACCGGGCCCCGGCAAACAAGGATATAATATGCACAGCACATTTGAAATCAAGGGTATGACCTGCTCGGCCTGCTCGGCACGGCTGGAACGGGTTATCGGAAATCTGGAAGGCGTCAGCAAGGCCACGGTCAATCTGGCAGCAGAATCCCTTGCAGCAGATTACGACCCGGAGCAGGTCTCAAGCGCAGACATCATTTCCTCAGTAGAAACAGCAGGCTTCGAAGCCGTGGAAAAAATTGAAGGAACAGAGCTGACCCTTCCGGTTTCCGGCATGGCCTGCTCGGCATGTTCAGCAAGACTGGAGCGGGTACTGAACGGAACTGACGGCGTTATTTCAGCACAGATCAGCCTTGCTTCGGAAACCGCCACTTTAAATTTCAACCCTGCTGAAATCTCCCTGCGTGAAATCAGGCAGATCATCAGTGATGCCGGATTTGAGTCCGGGCAAATTCAATCCGCACACAACGCCAAAGAAAATTTCGAAAAAAGAAAAGCGGAAAACGCGGCCAAACTGGCTGAGATGAAAAACAGGCTTATTGCCGCCCTTGTCTTCACCGTCCCCTTGCTGACCATCACCATGGGGCACATGGCGGGCATGCCTCTGCCAGAAGCAATTGAGCCGCACTCTTCCCCGCTGGGCTTTGCCCTGATCCAGCTGGCCCTGACCGCTCCGGTGCTCTGGTTCGGACGCAATTTCTATCAGCAGGGTTTCCCCAATCTGCTGCGCGGAGCTCCGAACATGGACTCGCTCATTGCAGTGGGAACCTCAGCAGCGGTGATCTACTCCCTGTGGAACACCCTTGAAATCGGGCTGGACATTGATGCACAGATGCGGGCCATGGATCTTTATTATGAATCAGCAGCCACCATCATCGCCTTGATCTCGCTGGGTAAATTTCAGGAAACCCGTGCCCGCTCGCGCACTTCCGCCGCTATTGAAAAGCTCATGGACCTGACCCCGGCACAGGCTATCCTGCTGCAGGACGGGGAGCAGATCCCCACCCCGGTGGAAGAAATCGGTCCCGGCGACATCATCCTCATCCGCCCCGGTGACCGGGTGGCCGCTGACGGCAGGGTCAGCGAAGGGCATTCGGACATTGATGAATCCATGCTCACCGGGGAATCCATGCCCGTAACCAAAAACGCTGGCGACGATGTGGCCGGAGGCACAGTGAATGTAGGAGGCGGCGCGCTCAAGGTGCAGGTCACCAATGTGGGCGAGAACACTGTTCTTTCACGCATAATCCGTCTTGTGCAGGAAGCGCAGGGCTCCAAGGCCCCCATTTCCAGCCTTGCGGATACGGTCAGTTTTTATTTCGTACCCACGGTCATGGCCATCGGCATTGCGGCCGCGCTGGGCTGGTTCTTTTTCAGCGAAGAGCCGTTTACCTTTGCATTGCGCATCTTCATCAGCGTCATGGTTATCGCCTGCCCCTGCGCCATGGGACTGGCTACCCCCACGGCCATCATGGTCGGCACCGGACGCGGAGCGCAGCTGGGCGTGCTGGTTAAGTCCGGTGAAGCCCTTGAGACTGCCGGAAAAATTAAAACCATGGTCTTTGATAAGACCGGAACCCTGACCTACGGACGCCCCGAAGTCGCCGAAACATTTACCGTAGAGGGTGAAAATTCCGAAGAACTTCTCCGACTGGCCGGGTCAGCGGAAAAGCAATCCGAACATCCGCTGGCAAAGGCAGTGGTTCAGGCTGCGGAAAAACTGGATTCACAGCTGCCGGAGACAACATCTTTTCAAGCTGTATCGGGACTGGGTATCAGCACTGAAACCGCAGGCCACGCCATGCTGCTCGGCAACCGCAAATTCCTCGAACAAAGCTTTACCGGCGGGCTGGATGATATTGCTGCCAATGAAGCAGCCCTGCGCTTTGCTGCTGCCGGACAAAGCCCGCTTTACATTGCCAAGGACGGCAAGCTGGCCGGGATCTTAGCCATTGCCGACCGCATCAAAGACGAAACCCCGCAGACAATCAACAAACTTCACAAACTCGGCGTACAGACAGTCATGCTCACCGGGGACAATGAAAAAGTAGCTCACGCTATTGCCG from Desulfovibrio sp. JC010 includes:
- the thrB gene encoding homoserine kinase — its product is MQEWNNEFSEDCSVILIGMAGAGKSTLAPLLAEKLGWEHMDTDSVIEGYYGSPLQGIVDHLGVDEFRKSEEYIVSGIGVLRMVVSTGGSVIYGPKAMERLKLLGPVVYLRISAETCLQRVGSGAERGLAITPGQSLEGLYKERIPLYEQYADFAVDTDQCSPEECAEQILQWLKSKEVSKVKDI
- the pyrR gene encoding bifunctional pyr operon transcriptional regulator/uracil phosphoribosyltransferase PyrR; translation: MTEQKVVLSEKAVARTLDRLASEVTERRGDNENLAIIGIQRRGADLAERLKKILDEKLGRKIPLGKLDINLYRDDWTNLTRQPSINCTEIPFDIESASVILVDDVLFSGRTVRAALEAVLDFGRPQRVELLVLVDRGHRELPIRADYVGKEVVTFEDQHVNVLVKERDDEDKVVIIRS
- a CDS encoding heavy metal translocating P-type ATPase — its product is MHSTFEIKGMTCSACSARLERVIGNLEGVSKATVNLAAESLAADYDPEQVSSADIISSVETAGFEAVEKIEGTELTLPVSGMACSACSARLERVLNGTDGVISAQISLASETATLNFNPAEISLREIRQIISDAGFESGQIQSAHNAKENFEKRKAENAAKLAEMKNRLIAALVFTVPLLTITMGHMAGMPLPEAIEPHSSPLGFALIQLALTAPVLWFGRNFYQQGFPNLLRGAPNMDSLIAVGTSAAVIYSLWNTLEIGLDIDAQMRAMDLYYESAATIIALISLGKFQETRARSRTSAAIEKLMDLTPAQAILLQDGEQIPTPVEEIGPGDIILIRPGDRVAADGRVSEGHSDIDESMLTGESMPVTKNAGDDVAGGTVNVGGGALKVQVTNVGENTVLSRIIRLVQEAQGSKAPISSLADTVSFYFVPTVMAIGIAAALGWFFFSEEPFTFALRIFISVMVIACPCAMGLATPTAIMVGTGRGAQLGVLVKSGEALETAGKIKTMVFDKTGTLTYGRPEVAETFTVEGENSEELLRLAGSAEKQSEHPLAKAVVQAAEKLDSQLPETTSFQAVSGLGISTETAGHAMLLGNRKFLEQSFTGGLDDIAANEAALRFAAAGQSPLYIAKDGKLAGILAIADRIKDETPQTINKLHKLGVQTVMLTGDNEKVAHAIADKAGIDKVIAQVMPDRKAEVVNQEKEAGRRVAMVGDGINDAPALASADLGIAMGTGIDVAIESGDVVLMKGDLGGVLTALSLSRATVRNIKQNLFWAFAFNVLGIPVAAGLLHVFGGPTLSPMFAAAAMSLSSVTVVSNALRLKFFKPED